Proteins encoded together in one Colius striatus isolate bColStr4 chromosome 3, bColStr4.1.hap1, whole genome shotgun sequence window:
- the ERI1 gene encoding 3'-5' exoribonuclease 1 isoform X1 — protein sequence MEEQKENCLQVGRDETPVRPTNGPPGRQHCRISDQEISGKNSTANANDFSDPVYKEIAITNGCINRMTRDELRSKLAEFKLETRGVKDVLKKRLKNYYKKQKLMQKEAINGDSYYDYICVVDFEATCEEGNPPEFIHEIIEFPIVLLNTHTLEIEDTFQQYVKPEINPKLSSFCISLTGITQDIVDKADTFPQVLQNVIEWMRQRELGTKYTYSMLTDGSWDMSKFLNIQCRSSRIKYPSFAKKWINIRKSYGNFYKVPRNQTKLTIMLEKLGMNYDGRPHSGLDDSKNIARIAIRMLQDGCELRVNERMHAGQLMTVSSSAPLEGAPAPQMPRYRN from the exons ATGGAGGAGCAGAAGGAGAACTGCCTGCAGGTCGGCCGCGACGAGACGCCGGTACGGCCCACCAACGGCCCGCCG ggTAGACAGCATTGTAGGATCAGTGATCAAGAAATTAGTGGGAAAAACTCAACTGCCAATGCAAATGACTTCAGTGATCCTGTTTACAAAGAAATTGCTATAACCAATGGCTGTATCAACAGAATGACCAGAGATGAGCTCAGAAGTAAACTTGCAGAGTTCAAGCTTGAAACCAG AGGAGTAAAAGATGTGCtgaaaaagagactgaaaaactattacaagaaacagaagctgATGCAGAAAGAAGCCATTAATGGAGACAGCTACTACGACTACATCTGTGTTGTTGACTTCGAAGCCACATGTGAGGAAGGAAACCCGCCTGAATTCATACATGAAATAATTGAGTTTCCTATTGTGTTACTAAACACACATACCCTGGAAATA GAGGATACCTTTCAGCAATATGTGAAGCCTGAGATTAATCCCAAGCTTTCAAGCTTCTGCATCAGTCTTACAGGAATCACCCAG GACATTGTTGATAAAGCTGATACATTCCCTCAAGTTCTGCAAAACGTCATAGAGTGGATGAGACAGCGAGAACTGGGAACAAAGTACACCTATTCCATGTTGACAGACGG ATCTTGGGATATGAGTAAATTTTTGAACATCCAGTGCCGCAGTAGCCGTATCAAATACCCTTCTTTTGCCAAAAAGTGGATCAATATTCGCAAATCGTATGGGAACTTCTATAAG GTTCCTAGGAACCAGACCAAGCTGACAATCATGCTTGAAAAGCTGGGCATGAATTACGATGGGAGACCTCACAGTGGACTGGATGACTCTAAAAACATTGCAAGGATAGCTATAAGGATGCTACAGGATGGCTGTGAGCTGCGGGTGAATGAGAGAATGCATGCTGGCCAGCTGATGACAGTCTCCTCCTCGGCCCCCTTAGAGGGAGCCCCTGCTCCACAGATGCCCCGCTACAGGAACTAG
- the ERI1 gene encoding 3'-5' exoribonuclease 1 isoform X2, which yields MALDVCGRQHCRISDQEISGKNSTANANDFSDPVYKEIAITNGCINRMTRDELRSKLAEFKLETRGVKDVLKKRLKNYYKKQKLMQKEAINGDSYYDYICVVDFEATCEEGNPPEFIHEIIEFPIVLLNTHTLEIEDTFQQYVKPEINPKLSSFCISLTGITQDIVDKADTFPQVLQNVIEWMRQRELGTKYTYSMLTDGSWDMSKFLNIQCRSSRIKYPSFAKKWINIRKSYGNFYKVPRNQTKLTIMLEKLGMNYDGRPHSGLDDSKNIARIAIRMLQDGCELRVNERMHAGQLMTVSSSAPLEGAPAPQMPRYRN from the exons ATGGCTTTGGACGTGTGT ggTAGACAGCATTGTAGGATCAGTGATCAAGAAATTAGTGGGAAAAACTCAACTGCCAATGCAAATGACTTCAGTGATCCTGTTTACAAAGAAATTGCTATAACCAATGGCTGTATCAACAGAATGACCAGAGATGAGCTCAGAAGTAAACTTGCAGAGTTCAAGCTTGAAACCAG AGGAGTAAAAGATGTGCtgaaaaagagactgaaaaactattacaagaaacagaagctgATGCAGAAAGAAGCCATTAATGGAGACAGCTACTACGACTACATCTGTGTTGTTGACTTCGAAGCCACATGTGAGGAAGGAAACCCGCCTGAATTCATACATGAAATAATTGAGTTTCCTATTGTGTTACTAAACACACATACCCTGGAAATA GAGGATACCTTTCAGCAATATGTGAAGCCTGAGATTAATCCCAAGCTTTCAAGCTTCTGCATCAGTCTTACAGGAATCACCCAG GACATTGTTGATAAAGCTGATACATTCCCTCAAGTTCTGCAAAACGTCATAGAGTGGATGAGACAGCGAGAACTGGGAACAAAGTACACCTATTCCATGTTGACAGACGG ATCTTGGGATATGAGTAAATTTTTGAACATCCAGTGCCGCAGTAGCCGTATCAAATACCCTTCTTTTGCCAAAAAGTGGATCAATATTCGCAAATCGTATGGGAACTTCTATAAG GTTCCTAGGAACCAGACCAAGCTGACAATCATGCTTGAAAAGCTGGGCATGAATTACGATGGGAGACCTCACAGTGGACTGGATGACTCTAAAAACATTGCAAGGATAGCTATAAGGATGCTACAGGATGGCTGTGAGCTGCGGGTGAATGAGAGAATGCATGCTGGCCAGCTGATGACAGTCTCCTCCTCGGCCCCCTTAGAGGGAGCCCCTGCTCCACAGATGCCCCGCTACAGGAACTAG
- the ERI1 gene encoding 3'-5' exoribonuclease 1 isoform X3, which produces MEEQKENCLQVGRDETPVRPTNGPPGRQHCRISDQEISGKNSTANANDFSDPVYKEIAITNGCINRMTRDELRSKLAEFKLETRGVKDVLKKRLKNYYKKQKLMQKEAINGDSYYDYICVVDFEATCEEGNPPEFIHEIIEFPIVLLNTHTLEIDIVDKADTFPQVLQNVIEWMRQRELGTKYTYSMLTDGSWDMSKFLNIQCRSSRIKYPSFAKKWINIRKSYGNFYKVPRNQTKLTIMLEKLGMNYDGRPHSGLDDSKNIARIAIRMLQDGCELRVNERMHAGQLMTVSSSAPLEGAPAPQMPRYRN; this is translated from the exons ATGGAGGAGCAGAAGGAGAACTGCCTGCAGGTCGGCCGCGACGAGACGCCGGTACGGCCCACCAACGGCCCGCCG ggTAGACAGCATTGTAGGATCAGTGATCAAGAAATTAGTGGGAAAAACTCAACTGCCAATGCAAATGACTTCAGTGATCCTGTTTACAAAGAAATTGCTATAACCAATGGCTGTATCAACAGAATGACCAGAGATGAGCTCAGAAGTAAACTTGCAGAGTTCAAGCTTGAAACCAG AGGAGTAAAAGATGTGCtgaaaaagagactgaaaaactattacaagaaacagaagctgATGCAGAAAGAAGCCATTAATGGAGACAGCTACTACGACTACATCTGTGTTGTTGACTTCGAAGCCACATGTGAGGAAGGAAACCCGCCTGAATTCATACATGAAATAATTGAGTTTCCTATTGTGTTACTAAACACACATACCCTGGAAATA GACATTGTTGATAAAGCTGATACATTCCCTCAAGTTCTGCAAAACGTCATAGAGTGGATGAGACAGCGAGAACTGGGAACAAAGTACACCTATTCCATGTTGACAGACGG ATCTTGGGATATGAGTAAATTTTTGAACATCCAGTGCCGCAGTAGCCGTATCAAATACCCTTCTTTTGCCAAAAAGTGGATCAATATTCGCAAATCGTATGGGAACTTCTATAAG GTTCCTAGGAACCAGACCAAGCTGACAATCATGCTTGAAAAGCTGGGCATGAATTACGATGGGAGACCTCACAGTGGACTGGATGACTCTAAAAACATTGCAAGGATAGCTATAAGGATGCTACAGGATGGCTGTGAGCTGCGGGTGAATGAGAGAATGCATGCTGGCCAGCTGATGACAGTCTCCTCCTCGGCCCCCTTAGAGGGAGCCCCTGCTCCACAGATGCCCCGCTACAGGAACTAG